A part of Loxodonta africana isolate mLoxAfr1 chromosome 11, mLoxAfr1.hap2, whole genome shotgun sequence genomic DNA contains:
- the FCGBP gene encoding IgGFc-binding protein, with product MGSLWSWWMLWAGATLLWGLTQEASVGPRTTGGEEFLTAFLQNYHPGYSTASLRLLITSLSESPASVSILSRTDNTLQNVTVKPGQSVVVNITSKAEMAGSNIFQRAVVVHSDRNISVQAVNEKPNTADVTLLWPVHTLGTTYFVFTPPGPSASNLKEFAVVAGAAGALVSIHLKGIVTFQGRVYPSGSVLNVTLQPFAVAQLQSTADLSGSKVTASSPVAVLAGHSCAQKHTSCDHVVQQLLPTSSWGTRYVVPSLASQARYDLAYVVASQATKLTYNHGGATGSRRLQSGDVVGFEIRPSHPLYLSADVGIQVLLFGTGAMKDRVTYDPYLVLIPDVAAYCPAYVVNSLPGIENLAMVVAPTKAVEGLTIDGQVLGTKVTWTAVPGSEFSYAEVDLGTADKTHTAEAATDFGLLTFGLAQALGFGTAAACGHTLLSAEKPSCEGVKCGSGQHCQVVGGKAKCVAQPTATCRAQGDPHYTTFDGRRYDMMGTCTYTMAELCSTDESLPAFSVEAKNQHRGNPRVSYVGFVTVRAYSHSVALARGEVGFARIDHQRSRLPVSLSDGRLRVYQSGRRAVVELDFGLVVNYDWDCQLALSLPTRFQDQVCGLCGNYNGDPADDFLTPDWDQAPNAVEFAQSWKLDDGDYLCQDGCQSNCPTCTQGQAQHYEGDRLCGMLTLSNGPFANCHTSLDPQTFLKECVYDLCVVGGDRPSLCRGLSAYAQACLELGISVGDWRSPANCPLPCPANSRYELCGPACPATCNSAAAPANCSARQCVEGCVCLPGFVASGDACVLASDCGCTFEGRPLAPGQAVWGDDRCQRRCTCDGATQKVRCSDTQGCPAGERCRVQDGLLGCYPDSFGTCQGSGDPHYVSFDGRRFDFMGTCTYLLAGSCGQNAALPDFRVLVENEHRGSQTVSYTRAVRVEAYGVVVAVRREYPGQVLVDSVLKYLPFQAADGQIQTFRQGNNAVIRTDFGLTVTYDWNSRVTAKVPGSYASALCGLCGNFNGDPSDDLALRGGGQAANALAFGNSWQEETRPGCAATEPGDCPKLDSLVAQQLQGKKECGIIADPEGPFRECHNTLDPQGAVRDCVYDRCLLPGQSGPLCEALAAYAAECQAAGATVHPWRSEKLCPPSCPPNSHYEACSQGCPLSCGDIPVPRGCGSDCVESCVCDEGFVLSGESCVPLASCGCVHQGAYYPPGQTFYPGPGCESLCQCQEGGLVSCEPSSCGPHEACKPSGGILGCVAVGSATCQASGDPHYTTFDGRRFDFMGTCVYVLAQTCGARPGLGQFTVLQENVAWGNGKVSVTKAVTVQVANLTVRLEQNQWKAKVRAGQRAGGEVLGRRVLWWGVGSSAPGGRGHRAQSVGGKGSSRRGGAGQTLAGVGSQGGKRPQGLGLPPSGSVSPLSAPRAFFSLSPPSLPPGSLPLPAPWSPSQWQRMVDGVDMKLPVELAEGRVRVYKHGSDAVIETDFGLRVAYNLQYYVRVTIPGNYHQQLCGLCGNYNGDPKDDFQKPDGLQAGNPKEFGNSWEELAPGSPCLPPCQPGGDCDTTEECAPELQKKYQQEQLCGFLASPKGPLAACHQLLEPQGPLEECVFDLCLGGGNDTILCSNIQAYVSACQAAGGHVEPWRTETFCPMVCPPHSHYEICADTCSLGCSALSAPSQCPDLCAEGCQCDPGFLSDGQACVPIQDCGCYHNGVYYDPNQTVLIDNCQQQCVCHVGEGLVCQEHTCKPPAVCQPEGGVLSCVNKAGQFLKILSPLPPDPCHGVTCRPQETCQEQGGQGVCVPNYEVTCWLWGDPHYHSFDGRNFDFQGTCSYVLAATDCPGVDAKGLTPFSVITKNENRGNPAVSYVRLVTVTALGVNISIHKGEIGKVRVNGVLTALPVSVAGGRLAVTHGASKAVLTADFGLRVTYDWDWRVEVTLPSSYYSTVCGLCGNMDGNPSNDQAYPNGTLAPSIPVWGGSWRAPGWDPLCWDECRGSCPTCPEDRLEEYGGPNFCGPLAPGTGGPFATCHAHVSPDSFFKGCVLDVCLGGGAHDILCQALAAYATACQAANITIKDWREQAGCNIPCPDNSHYELCGPPCPASCPSPAPLKTSDPCSGPCTEGCQCDEGYVLSVDHCVPLDGGCGCWANSTYHEAGSEFWADGTCSQRCRCGPGGGSVVCIPASCGLGEQCTLLPSGQHGCQPVSTAECQAWGDPHYITLDGKRYDFQGACEYLLSAPCQAPPKGTENFTVTVVNEHRGSQAVSYTRSVTLHIYNHSLTLSAQWPRQLQVDGKRVALPFQLDSLLRVYVSGVDVVVTAANGLSLAFDGNSLVRLHVPAAYAGALCGLCGNYNRDPEDDLQAVKGDPAGWQVGGAAGCGECVPGPCPTPCTPEQQAPFGGPDACGVITAADGPLAPCHKLLPPEPYFQGCLLDACQAQGHPGGLCPALATYVAACQAAGAQLEEWRRPDFCPVQCPAHSHYELCGNSCPVSCPSLSAPEGCEPACREGCVCDAGFVLSGDTCVPVGQCGCLHEGHYYQLGESFYPGPECERRCECEPGGVVSCQEGSACRPYEECRLENGVQACHPTGCGRCLSNRGIHYITLDGRVYDLPGSCSYVLAKVCHPQPEDEDFSIVLEKGADRDPQRLLVTVDSHVVSLARGLQISVDGETVTLPVAVGPVRVTAEGRNLVLQTAKGLRLLFNDEAHILISIPNPFRGRLCGLCGNFNGNWSDDFVLPNGNAAPSVEDFGASWRAPSSSAGCNEGCGASGCPVCRAEETAPYESSQACGRLQDAQGAFQTCHAVVSPSEYFRQCVYDMCAQKGDSAVLCRSLAAYTAACQAAGVALEPWRTDSFCPLQCPAHSHYSICTRSCQGSCAALSGLTGCTTRCFEGCECDDHFLLSHGVCIPTQDCGCAHDGRYLPVNSSLLTSDCSERCSCSSTTGLTCQTAGCPEGRECEVQAGARDCWNPRGLCSLSADANLTSFDGAPIAISSPGVYELSSLCPGQQETTPWYRVVTDTQPCHGEAEGPGLAHIFFQDGLVTVTLNQGVWVNGRQVDLPAEVLTSVSVSRTPDGSVLVQQKAGVQVRLGTNRQLAIMVSDDHAGILCGACGNFDGDRTNDGHDSQGKPALESWRAQDFSPW from the exons ATGGGTTCCCTGTGGAGCTGGTGGATGCTGTGGGCCGGAGCAACCCTTCTGTGGG GGCTGACCCAGGAGGCCTCGGTGGGCCCCAGGACCACCGGGGGAGAGGAATTCCTCACGGCCTTCCTGCAGAACTACCACCCAGGGTACAGCACAGCCAGCCTGCGCCTTCTCATCACCAGTCTGTCAGAGAGCCCTGCCTCAGTCTCCATCCTCAGTCGGACAGACAACACCTTGCAGAATGTCACCGTGAAGCCCGGACAGTCAGTCGTGGTCAACATCACCTCCAAGGCTGAGATGGCCGGCAGTAACATCTTCCAGCGTGCAGTGGTGGTCCACTCGGACCGCAACATCTCTGTGCAGGCTGTGAACGAGAAGCCCAACACGGCAGATGTGACGCTGCTGTGGCCTGTCCACACCCTGGGCACCACTTACTTTGTGTTCACGCCCCCCGGCCCCTCAGCCTCGAATCTCAAGGAGTTTGCTGTGGTGGCTGGGGCTGCGGGCGCCTTGGTCAGTATCCACCTGAAGGGGATAGTGACATTCCAGGGAAGGGTCTACCCTTCCGGTAGTGTCCTGAATGTGACTCTGCAGCCCTTTGCTGTGGCCCAGCTACAGAGCACAGCTGATCTCTCGGGGTCCAAAGTCACAGCCAGTAGCCCCGTGGCTGTCCTCGCTGGCCACAGCTGTGCCCAGAAACACACAAGCTGTGACCACGTGGTACAGCAGCTGCTACCCACATCTTCCTGGGGCACCCGCTATGTGGTGCCCTCTCTGGCTTCTCAGGCCCGCTATGATCTGGCCTACGTTGTGGCCAGTCAGGCCACAAAGCTGACCTACAACCATGGGGGTGCCACTGGTTCCCGCAGGCTCCAGTCAGGTGACGTGGTGGGGTTTGAGATCCGGCCATCCCATCCACTCTACCTGTCTGCAGACGTGGGCATCCAGGTCCTGCTGTTTGGCACTGGTGCCATGAAGGACAgagtgacctatgacccctactTGGTCCTGATCCCAGACGTGGCAGCCTACTGCCCTGCCTACGTGGTCAACAGCTTGCCAGGCATTGAGAATTTGGCCATGGTGGTGGCACCAACAAAGGCTGTTGAGGGGCTGACCATAGACGGGCAGGTGCTGGGGACCAAGGTCACCTGGACAGCTGTGCCAGGCAGTGAGTTCTCATATGCTGAGGTGGACCTCGGTACTGCTGACAAGACCCACACGGCTGAGGCTGCCACTGACTTCGGTCTGCTCACCTTCGGGCTGGCCCAGGCTCTGGGCTTCGGGACGGCAGCTGCCTGTGGCCACA CCCTGCTCTCTGCAGAGAAGCCCTCCTGCGAAGGCGTCAAGTGCGGGTCCGGGCAGCACTGCCAGGTGGTGGGCGGCAAGGCCAAGTGCGTGGCGCAGCCCACGGCCACGTGCCGCGCCCAGGGTGACCCCCATTACACCACCTTCGATGGCCGTCGCTACGACATGATGGGCACATGCACGTACACGATGGCGGAGCTGTGCAGCACGGACGAGAGCCTGCCGGCCTTCAGCGTGGAGGCCAAGAACCAGCATCGCGGCAACCCCCGGGTCTCCTACGTGGGCTTTGTCACCGTGCGCGCCTACAGCCACTCCGTGGCGCTGGCCCGCGGGGAGGTCGGCTTCGCCCGG ATCGACCACCAGCGCTCACGCCTGCCAGTCTCCCTCAGCGACGGTCGCCTGCGTGTGTACCAGAGCGGGAGGCGGGCCGTGGTGGAGCTGGACTTTGGTCTCGTGGTCAACTATGACTGGGACTGCCAGCTGGCCCTGAGCCTGCCCACGCGCTTCCAAGACCAGGTGTGCGGGCTGTGTGGCAACTATAACGGTGACCCCGCTGATGACTTCCTCACACCTGACTGGGATCAGGCGCCTAACGCCGTGGAGTTCGCCCAGAGCTGGAAGCTGGATGATGGGGACTACCTGTGCCAGGACGGCTGTCAGAGCAACTGTCCCACCTGCACCCAGGGCCAGGCTCAGCACTATGAGGGTGACCGTCTCTGTGGCATGCTGACCCTGTCCAACGGCCCCTTTGCCAACTGCCATACTAGTCTGGACCCCCAGACCTTCCTGAAGGAGTGTGTGTATGACCTGTGTGTGGTCGGCGGGGACCGGCCCAGCCTGTGCCGTGGCCTCAGCGCCTACGCCCAGGCCTGCCTGGAGCTTGGCATCTCTGTCGGGGACTGGAGGTCACCAGCCAATTGCC ccctgcCCTGTCCGGCCAACAGCCGCTATGAGCTCTGTGGCCCAGCCTGCCCGGCCACCTGCAACTCCGCAGCGGCGCCGGCCAACTGCTCCGCGCGCCAGTGCGTCGAGGGCTGCGTGTGCCTCCCGGGCTTCGTGGCCAGCGGGGACGCCTGCGTGCTGGCTTCGGACTGCGGCTGCACCTTCGAGGGCCGCCCGCTCGCGCCCGGCCAGGCAGTGTGGGGCGACGACCGGTGCCAGCGGCGCTGCACCTGCGACGGCGCCACCCAGAAGGTGCGCTGCAGCGACACGCAGGGCTGCCCGGCGGGCGAGCGCTGCCGCGTCCAGGACGGCCTCCTGGGTTGCTACCCCGACAGCTTCGGAACCTGCCAGGGGTCCGGAGACCCGCACTACGTGAGCTTTGATGGACGACGCTTCGACTTCATGGGTACCTGCACTTACCTGCTGGCCGGCTCCTGCGGCCAGAACGCCGCGTTGCCCGACTTCCGGGTGCTGGTGGAGAACGAGCATCGAGGCAGCCAGACTGTGAGCTACACGCGCGCCGTGCGCGTGGAGGCCTAcggggtggtggtggcagtgcgCCGAGAGTACCCTGGGCAAGTGCTG GTGGACAGTGTCCTTAAGTACCTGCCCTTCCAAGCGGCAGATGGACAGATTCAGACATTCCGCCAAGGCAATAACGCCGTTATACGCACGGACTTTGGCCTGACTGTCACCTATGATTGGAACAGCCGTGTGACAGCCAAGGTGCCCGGCAGCTATGCTTCGGCCCTCTGTGGGCTCTGTGGCAACTTCAACGGGGACCCAAGCGACGACCTGGCTCTGCGGGGTGGGGGCCAGGCTGCCAATGCCCTGGCCTTCGGGAATAGCTGGCAGGAAGAGACAAGGCCAGGCTGTGCGGCAACTGAACCGGGTGACTGTCCCAAGCTGGACTCACTGGTGGCCCAGCAGCTGCAGGGCAAGAAGGAGTGTGGCATCATTGCTGACCCTGAGGGGCCCTTCCGGGAGTGCCATAACACACTGGACCCCCAGGGTGCTGTGCGTGACTGCGTCTACGATCGCTGCCTGCTGCCAGGCCAATCTGGGCCACTGTGTGAAGCACTGGCTGCATACGCTGCTGAGTGCCAGGCCGCTGGGGCCACCGTGCACCCCTGGAGGAGTGAGAAGCTCTGCC CACCCAGCTGCCCACCCAACAGCCACTACGAGGCCTGTTCCCAGGGTTGCCCACTATCCTGCGGAGACATCCCGGTGCCCAGGGGCTGTGGCTCGGACTGCGTCGAGAGCTGCGTGTGTGACGAGGGCTTCGTGCTCAGTGGCGAGTCCTGCGTGCCCCTGGCCTCCTGTGGTTGCGTGCACCAGGGCGCCTACTACCCACCAGGCCAGACCTTCTACCCTGGCCCGGGCTGCGAGTCCCTCTGCCAGTGCCAGGAGGGCGGCCTGGTGTCATGTGAGCCCTCCTCCTGTGGCCCACATGAGGCCTGCAAGCCGTCTGGTGGCATCCTGGGCTGTGTGGCTGTGGGCTCAGCCACCTGCCAGGCATCAGGAGACCCCCACTACACCACCTTCGACGGCCGCCGCTTCGACTTCATGGGCACTTGTGTGTACGTGCTGGCTCAGACCTGTGGGGCCCGGCCTGGCCTGGGCCAGTTTACTGTCCTGCAGGAAAATGTGGCCTGGGGCAATGGGAAAGTCAGCGTGACCAAGGCAGTCACTGTCCAGGTGGCTAACTTGACCGTGCGGCTGGAGCAGAATCAGTGGAAGGCCAAGGTGAGAGCAGGGCAGAGAGCCGGGGGAGAGGTCCTGGGACGGAGGGTGCTGTGGTGGGGTGTGGGCAGCAGTGCCCCTGGGGGCAGAGGGCACAGAGCTCAGAGTGTGGGAGGCAAGGGATCTTCCAGGAGAGGGGGTGCCGGGCAGACCCTGGCCGGAGTGGGGAGCCAAGGAGGGAAAAGGCCTCAGGGCCTGGGCCTGCCCCCAAGTGGCTCAGTCtcccctctctctgcccctcgggctttcttttctctct CTCCACCCTCTTTACCACCTGGGTCCCTGCCTCTGCCTGCGCCCTGGTCTCCCAGCCAGTGGCAGCGCATG gTGGATGGCGTGGACATGAAGCTGCCCGTGGAGCTGGCCGAGGGCCGGGTCCGAGTCTACAAGCACGGCTCGGACGCGGTGATTGAGACTGACTTCGGCCTGCGTGTGGCCTATAACCTCCAGTACTACGTGCGGGTCACCATCCCAGGCAACTACCACCAGCAGCTGTGTGGCCTGTGCGGGAACTACAATGGGGACCCCAAGGATGACTTCCAGAAGCCCGACGGCTTGCAGGCGGGCAACCCCAAAGAGTTCGGCAACTCCTGGGAGGAGCTGGCGCCCGGCTCCCCGTGCCTGCCCCCCTGCCAGCCGGGCGGGGACTGCGACACCACCGAGGAGTGCGCCCCCGAGCTGCAGAAGAAGTACCAGCAGGAGCAGCTCTGCGGGTTCCTCGCCAGCCCCAAGGGGCCGCTGGCCGCCTGCCACCAGCTGCTGGAGCCCCAGGGCCCCCTGGAGGAGTGCGTCTTTGACCTCTGCCTGGGCGGCGGGAACGACACCATCCTCTGCAGCAACATCCAAGCCTACGTGAGCGCCTGCCAGGCTGCGGGAGGCCACGTCGAGCCCTGGAGGACCGAGACTTTCTGTC CAATGGTGTGCCCCCCTCATAGCCACTACGAGATCTGCGCGGACACCTGCTCCCTCGGCTGCTCAGCCCTCAGTGCCCCTTCACAGTGCCCAGATCTGTGTGCCGAGGGCTGCCAGTGTGACCCCGGCTTCCTCTCTGACGGCCAAGCTTGTGTACCCATCCAGGACTGTGGCTGCTACCACAACGGTGTCTACTACGAT CCAAATCAGACGGTACTCATTGACAACTGCCAGCAGCAGTGCGTTTGCCACGTGGGTGAAGGTCTGGTGTGCCAGGAGCACACCTGTAAGCCCCCGGCGGTGTGCCAGCCCGAGGGAGGTGTCCTGAGCTGCGTCAACAAAG CTGGGCAGTTCCTCAAGATTCTGTCCCCTCTGCCCCCAGACCCATGCCATGGCGTGACGTGTCGGCCACAGGAGACGTGCCAGGAGCAGGGTGGCCAGGGCGTGTGCGTGCCCAACTATGAAGTCACATGCTGGCTGTGGGGCGACCCACACTACCACTCCTTCGACGGCCGGAACTTCGACTTCCAGGGCACCTGCAGCTATGTGCTGGCAGCAACTGACTGCCCGGGGGTCGATGCCAAGGGTCTGACACCCTTCAGTGTCATCACAAAGAATGAAAACCGGGGCAACCCCGCTGTGTCCTATGTGAGGCTCGTCACCGTGACTGCCCTTGGCGTGAACATCTCCATCCACAAAGGCGAGATCGGCAAAGTGCGG gtGAACGGTGTGCTGACAGCATTGCCTGTCTCGGTGGCTGGCGGGCGGCTGGCAGTGACCCATGGTGCATCGAAGGCAGTGCTGACGGCAGACTTCGGGCTGCGGGTCACTTATGACTGGGACTGGCGGGTGGAGGTGACGCTGCCCAGCAGCTATTACAGCACGGTGTGTGGGCTCTGTGGGAACATGGACGGCAACCCCAGCAATGACCAAGCCTACCCCAATGGCACACTGGCTCCCTCCATCCCTGTCTGGGGCGGCAGCTGGCGAGCCCCAGGCTGGGACCCACTGTGTTGGGACGAATGTCGAGGGTCCTGCCCAACGTGTCCCGAGGACCGGCTGGAGGAGTACGGGGGCCCCAACTTCTGTGGACCCCTGGCCCCTGGCACAGGGGGCCCCTTCGCCACCTGCCATGCCCACGTGTCACCTGATAGCTTTTTCAAGGGCTGCGTCCTGGACGTCTGCCTGGGCGGTGGGGCCCATGACATACTTTGCCAGGCACTGGCCGCCTATGCCACAGCCTGCCAGGCCGCCAACATCACCATCAAGGACTGGCGAGAGCAGGCCGGTTGCA ACATCCCCTGCCCTGACAACAGCCACTACGAGCTCTGTGGCCCACCCTGCCCAGCCAGCTGCCCATCTCCCGCACCCCTCAAGACCTCAGACCCATGTTCGGGCCCCTGCACTGAGGGCTGCCAGTGTGACGAGGGCTATGTGTTGAGTGTTGACCACTGTGTCCCCCTGGATGGAGGCTGCGGCTGCTGGGCCAACAGCACCTACCACGAAGCAGGCAGCGAGTTTTGGGCTGATGGCACCTGCTCCCAGCGGTGCCGCTGTGGGCCTGGCGGTGGCTCTGTGGTCTGCATACCTGCCAGCTGTGGGCTGGGTGAACAGTGTACCCTCCTGCCCTCAGGCCAGCATGGCTGCCAGCCCGTCAGCACAGCTGAGTGCCAGGCTTGGGGCGATCCCCACTATATCACCCTGGATGGGAAGCGATACGACTTTCAGGGAGCCTGCGAGTACTTGCTGAGCGCGCCCTGCCAGGCACCGCCCAAGGGGACTGAGAACTTCACCGTCACCGTAGTCAATGAGCACCGGGGCAGCCAGGCTGTCAGCTACACCCGCAGTGTCACCCTGCACATCTACAACCACAGCCTGACCCTCAGTGCCCAGTGGCCCCGGCAGCTGCAG GTGGACGGCAAGCGTGTGGCGCTGCCCTTCCAGCTGGACTCGCTCCTACGCGTGTACGTGAGCGGCGTCGACGTAGTGGTGACCGCGGCCAACGGGCTCTCCCTGGCTTTCGACGGAAACAGCTTGGTGCGCCTGCACGTGCCGGCGGCGTACGCGGGCGCCCTCTGTGGCCTGTGCGGCAACTACAACCGGGACCCTGAGGACGACCTGCAGGCAGTGAAAGGGGACCCTGCAGGATGGCAGGTGGGCGGTGCCGCGGGCTGCGGAGAGTGCGTGCCCGGGCCGTGCCCGACACCGTGCACCCCGGAGCAGCAGGCGCCCTTCGGCGGCCCGGACGCCTGTGGCGTGATCACGGCTGCCGACGGCCCGCTGGCGCCCTGCCACAAACTCCTGCCCCCCGAGCCGTACTTCCAGGGCTGCCTTCTGGACGCCTGCCAGGCTCAGGGCCACCCCGGAGGCCTCTGCCCTGCCTTGGCCACCTACGTGGCAGCCTGCCAGGCCGCTGGGGCTCAGCTGGAGGAGTGGAGGCGGCCGGACTTCTGCC CCGTCCAGTGCCCTGCCCACAGCCACTACGAGCTCTGTGGTAACTCCTGCCCGGTAAGCTGCCCGAGCCTGTCGGCGCCCGAGGGCTGCGAGCCAGCCTGCCGCGAGGGTTGCGTCTGCGATGCTGGCTTTGTGCTCAGCGGCGACACCTGTGTACCTGTGGGCCAGTGTGGCTGCCTCCATGAAGGCCACTACTACCAGCTGGGCGAGTCCTTCTACCCAGGCCCGGAGTGTGAACGGCGCTGTGAGTGTGAGCCAGGTGGCGTGGTCAGCTGCCAGGAGGGCTCAGCATGCAGGCCCTATGAGGAGTGCCGGCTAGAGAACGGCGTCCAGGCCTGTCACCCTACAGGCTGTGGCCGATGTCTGTCAAACAGGGGCATCCATTACATCACCCTTGACGGGCGTGTCTATGACCTACCTGGTTCCTGCTCCTATGTCTTGGCCAAAGTCTGCCACCCGCAGCCTGAGGACGAGGACTTTTCCATTGTGCTCGAGAAGGGTGCGGACAGAGACCCCCAACGCCTGCTGGTCACTGTAGATAGCCACGTTGTCAGCCTGGCTCGAGGGCTGCAG ATCTCTGTGGATGGGGAGACCGTGACCCTGCCCGTGGCTGTGGGCCCTGTGCGGGTGACCGCCGAGGGCCGGAACCTGGTTCTGCAGACGGCCAAGGGGCTGCGGCTGCTTTTTAATGACGAGGCCCACATCCTCATATCCATCCCGAACCCCTTCCGCGGCCGGCTCTGTGGCCTCTGTGGGAACTTCAATGGCAACTGGAGCGACGACTTTGTCCTGCCCAACGGCAACGCGGCCCCCAGCGTGGAGGACTTCGGAGCCTCCTGGAGGGCGCCCAGCTCCTCCGCAGGCTGCAACGAGGGCTGTGGGGCCTCCGGGTGCCCCGTGTGCCGCGCGGAGGAGACGGCGCCCTATGAGAGCAGCCAGGCCTGCGGGCGGCTGCAGGACGCCCAGGGCGCCTTCCAGACCTGCCACGCGGTGGTGAGCCCCTCCGAGTACTTCCGCCAGTGCGTGTACGACATGTGCGCCCAAAAGGGAGACAGCGCAGTCCTCTGCCGCAGCCTGGCAGCCTACACCGCTGCCTGCCAGGCGGCCGGCGTGGCCCTGGAGCCCTGGAGGACGGACAGCTTCTGCC